From a single Geotoga petraea genomic region:
- a CDS encoding DUF6577 family protein, with the protein MKNYNKIISWLEHNKTFNLKEFREFYHTLEEDVPDSTIRWIVYKLKSNNIIHSVGRGKYIMNNKKDNKPFISDEVKNIYNFLNNKFMYSDIYIWDSKFLNDFMEHQPFSKLIIIEVDKDIKEFVFDELKQNYNSVFLDPDKEDIEKYIIGKKKCIIVKNIISRSPIINYEGIKTPKLEKILVDLLVDKNLFYFYQGKEMTNIFNNISKQYNINQNTLNNYLKRRSSKNLFSEIKG; encoded by the coding sequence TTGAAAAATTACAATAAAATAATTTCTTGGTTAGAACATAATAAAACATTTAATTTAAAGGAATTTAGAGAATTTTATCATACTCTAGAAGAAGATGTTCCTGATTCTACAATTAGATGGATTGTTTATAAGCTAAAATCAAACAATATTATTCATTCGGTAGGTAGAGGGAAATATATAATGAATAATAAAAAGGATAATAAACCTTTTATTTCTGATGAGGTAAAAAATATTTATAATTTCTTAAATAATAAGTTTATGTATTCAGATATATATATTTGGGATAGTAAATTTTTAAATGATTTCATGGAACATCAACCATTTTCTAAACTAATTATTATTGAAGTTGATAAAGATATTAAAGAGTTTGTATTTGATGAACTAAAACAAAATTATAATTCAGTTTTTTTAGATCCTGATAAAGAAGATATAGAAAAATATATTATAGGTAAGAAAAAATGCATAATAGTTAAAAATATTATTAGTAGATCACCTATTATAAACTATGAAGGAATTAAAACTCCTAAATTAGAAAAAATATTAGTAGATTTATTAGTTGATAAAAATCTTTTTTATTTTTACCAAGGTAAAGAAATGACAAATATTTTTAATAATATAAGCAAACAATATAATATAAATCAAAATACATTAAATAATTATTTAAAAAGAAGATCTTCAAAAAATTTATTTTCAGAAATAAAAGGATGA
- a CDS encoding class I SAM-dependent methyltransferase produces the protein MYKDISIYYEYIFPVKPLKIDFISDISKDKKNVLDIGCSTGELLIKLKEKYPEKEFHGLDLNQNMIEIAKRKTTNIDFKTGDMMEIETIYSKNFDLIISLGNTLVHIKNKHKKIFLEKVYNKLQNNGELVIQILNYDYVYQNKIDELPLIENDKIKFERYYEFENDAIIFKTKLYVKDENKKIENGITLYPIKKNKLEKYLKEVGFKNINFYGNYKKENYSNSLPLILHCKK, from the coding sequence ATGTATAAAGATATTTCCATTTATTATGAATATATATTTCCTGTAAAACCCTTGAAGATAGATTTTATAAGCGATATATCGAAAGATAAAAAGAATGTTTTGGACATAGGCTGTTCTACAGGAGAGTTGTTAATAAAATTAAAAGAAAAATATCCTGAGAAAGAATTTCATGGTTTGGATTTAAACCAAAATATGATTGAAATAGCAAAAAGAAAGACAACTAACATAGATTTTAAAACTGGAGATATGATGGAAATTGAAACTATTTACTCTAAAAATTTTGATTTGATAATTAGTTTAGGTAATACGTTAGTCCATATAAAAAATAAACATAAAAAAATATTTTTAGAGAAAGTATATAATAAATTACAAAATAATGGAGAGTTAGTTATACAAATTCTGAATTATGATTATGTTTATCAAAATAAAATTGATGAACTGCCATTAATTGAAAACGATAAAATAAAGTTTGAAAGATACTATGAATTTGAAAATGATGCCATTATTTTCAAAACAAAACTATATGTAAAAGATGAAAATAAAAAAATAGAAAATGGAATTACCTTGTATCCAATCAAGAAAAATAAATTAGAAAAATATTTAAAAGAAGTTGGGTTCAAAAATATAAATTTTTATGGTAATTATAAAAAAGAAAATTACAGTAATTCTTTACCACTTATATTACATTGTAAAAAATAG
- a CDS encoding DUF7226 domain-containing protein — protein sequence MRYKISSNEILEKDIVNILKTTTIKQEPNIPFPQANDFEKVVDLLGFLNDSELEQEEITLNFSFDQRQAHYYTRAAKYLNLVEKKNNKYQLTKLGNKIINSDFKDKYLSLISKILEHEVFNKTLKKYFNDNNNISKNDVIKIMKKSQIYNSKTKNFEKLSESTIERRSQTVLKWIEWIVKQIYKND from the coding sequence ATGAGATACAAGATCTCTTCAAATGAAATATTAGAAAAAGATATAGTAAATATATTGAAAACAACAACTATTAAGCAAGAACCAAATATACCTTTTCCTCAGGCGAATGATTTTGAAAAGGTTGTAGATCTTTTAGGTTTTTTAAATGATTCGGAATTAGAGCAAGAAGAAATAACTTTGAACTTTAGCTTTGATCAAAGACAAGCTCATTATTATACTCGAGCTGCCAAATATTTAAATTTAGTTGAAAAGAAAAATAATAAATATCAATTAACGAAATTGGGTAATAAGATTATAAATAGTGATTTTAAAGATAAGTATTTATCACTTATATCTAAAATATTAGAGCATGAAGTATTCAATAAAACTTTAAAAAAATATTTTAATGATAATAATAATATTTCAAAAAATGATGTAATAAAAATAATGAAAAAATCACAGATTTATAATTCAAAAACCAAAAATTTTGAAAAACTTTCAGAATCCACAATTGAAAGACGTTCACAAACAGTTCTTAAATGGATAGAATGGATAGTAAAACAAATTTATAAAAATGATTAA
- a CDS encoding DpnI domain-containing protein, translating to MINKLDLSIAKNYKSKSQITRVITEKWVQKNIFCPNCGNNLKKYENNRPVADFFCDICKEDYELKAKKGQSEGEKIIDGSYSTMIDRITSINNPNFFFLIYNKNYIINNFFGVSKDIFVPEIIEKRKPLSSNARRKGWVGCNILISEIPKFSKIYYIKNSTKIENSAVKEQWQKTNFSNIMNDLKKRSWIYDILYCIDKINKNEFSLRDIYNFESFLQTRHQSNKNIKAKIRQQLQILRDKKFILFLGKGKYKIL from the coding sequence ATGATTAATAAACTTGATTTATCAATAGCAAAAAATTATAAAAGCAAAAGCCAAATAACAAGAGTAATAACAGAAAAATGGGTCCAGAAAAATATATTTTGCCCAAATTGTGGTAATAATTTAAAAAAATATGAGAATAATAGACCTGTTGCAGATTTTTTTTGTGATATATGCAAAGAAGATTATGAATTAAAAGCTAAAAAAGGTCAAAGCGAAGGGGAAAAAATAATTGATGGATCTTATTCTACTATGATAGATAGAATTACAAGTATTAATAATCCAAATTTTTTCTTCTTAATTTATAATAAAAATTATATTATAAATAACTTTTTTGGTGTATCAAAAGATATTTTTGTACCAGAAATAATTGAAAAAAGAAAACCATTAAGTAGCAATGCCCGTAGAAAAGGATGGGTGGGATGTAATATATTAATATCTGAAATTCCTAAATTTTCAAAAATATATTATATTAAAAATAGTACTAAAATTGAAAATTCCGCTGTTAAAGAACAATGGCAAAAAACTAATTTTTCAAACATCATGAATGATTTAAAAAAAAGAAGTTGGATTTATGATATTTTATATTGCATTGATAAAATAAATAAAAATGAGTTTTCTTTAAGAGACATATATAATTTTGAATCTTTTCTTCAAACTAGACATCAAAGTAACAAAAATATAAAAGCAAAAATAAGACAACAATTACAAATATTAAGAGACAAAAAATTTATACTTTTTCTTGGAAAAGGTAAATATAAAATTTTATGA
- a CDS encoding Rpn family recombination-promoting nuclease/putative transposase → MKKTLNPKTSKTNIIIPVLIYHGSQKWNMSNKLIDHIENREKYPEKINKYIPNYEYEIIELNDKTNQEIKGPILLKIILETLKAIKQKEKNKFIDNFKKILNLMDSYEKIDSQKAREIFGFIIYYILITRDDTDEYELKEIDIKRGDLIMTRGRQLYEDGIKKGIEKGKLDAARKLLNKALDKKTISEVTELSIEQIKKIEEEMNQNKN, encoded by the coding sequence ATGAAAAAAACATTAAACCCAAAAACATCAAAAACAAACATAATAATACCTGTACTGATATACCATGGAAGTCAAAAATGGAACATGAGCAACAAGCTAATAGACCACATAGAAAACAGAGAAAAATATCCAGAAAAAATAAACAAATACATACCAAACTATGAATACGAAATAATAGAACTAAACGACAAAACAAACCAAGAAATAAAAGGACCGATACTATTAAAAATAATCTTAGAAACATTAAAAGCGATAAAACAAAAAGAAAAAAACAAATTTATAGACAACTTCAAAAAGATATTAAATCTAATGGATAGTTACGAAAAGATAGACTCACAAAAAGCAAGAGAAATATTTGGGTTTATAATATACTACATATTAATAACAAGAGACGATACAGATGAATATGAATTAAAAGAAATAGACATAAAAAGAGGTGATTTGATTATGACAAGAGGTAGACAACTTTATGAGGATGGAATTAAAAAAGGAATTGAAAAGGGTAAATTAGATGCTGCTAGAAAACTTTTGAATAAGGCTTTAGATAAAAAAACCATATCAGAAGTTACAGAATTATCAATTGAACAAATCAAAAAAATTGAAGAAGAAATGAATCAAAATAAGAATTAA
- a CDS encoding nucleotidyl transferase AbiEii/AbiGii toxin family protein codes for MALTLLESLSKVKLDFIFKGGTSLTLLIDKLYRFSIDVDIILENQSDKLDNFFNNLINDSSFIKYEEQIRRNNHNIPKSHYKFFYNSFYDNSEKYILLDILYEKNNYSNIIKKDINCEFISTEEPYLEVDIPCVEDILGDKLTAFAPSTTGILYDTNKNLEIIKQMFDIGILFDYAKDLTSVKKTFEKIAAKEIEYRKLNINSIDVLNDIFETSITLCHNGYLNRESFLKLKNGIKRFNSYVIDGSFNLNSSYTYAAKAAYISILLKNNNLEIKKFKKGENLNDKFIENTK; via the coding sequence ATGGCTTTAACTTTATTAGAAAGTCTCTCAAAAGTAAAATTGGATTTTATTTTTAAAGGAGGCACATCATTAACTTTACTTATTGATAAATTGTACAGATTTTCAATTGACGTAGATATTATTTTGGAAAATCAATCCGATAAGTTAGATAATTTTTTTAATAATTTAATTAATGATTCATCTTTTATAAAATATGAAGAACAAATAAGAAGAAATAATCATAATATACCAAAATCACATTATAAATTTTTTTATAATTCTTTTTATGACAATTCTGAGAAATATATTCTTTTAGATATTTTATATGAAAAAAATAATTATTCTAATATTATCAAAAAAGATATTAACTGTGAATTCATATCTACAGAAGAGCCTTATTTAGAAGTTGATATTCCTTGTGTTGAAGATATTTTAGGAGATAAATTAACCGCATTTGCTCCAAGTACTACAGGTATTCTTTATGACACTAATAAAAATTTAGAAATAATTAAACAAATGTTTGATATTGGAATTCTTTTCGATTATGCAAAAGATTTAACATCAGTAAAAAAAACATTTGAAAAAATAGCTGCAAAAGAAATTGAATATAGAAAATTAAATATAAATAGTATAGATGTTTTAAATGATATATTTGAGACTTCCATTACATTATGTCATAATGGATATTTAAATAGAGAAAGTTTTTTAAAATTAAAAAATGGAATTAAAAGGTTTAACTCTTATGTTATAGATGGTTCATTTAATTTAAATTCATCTTATACATATGCGGCTAAAGCAGCATATATTTCTATATTATTAAAAAATAATAATCTTGAAATCAAAAAGTTTAAAAAAGGTGAAAATTTAAATGATAAATTTATTGAAAATACAAAATAA
- a CDS encoding class I SAM-dependent methyltransferase yields MNYDDTIKFWNNVFSNENTKKLDKPLPYPELEKALNWLAKGSDSVLDYGCGDGVFLARSYYLGIENGLGIDISQEAVQKGMANLEENNIDSYIIEKGNHLKLNEIQDNFFDSAILSNILDNVLPEDGMFILEEIHRIVKPDGKILIKLNDYIEGEDVLSNKEIFKEELQKNFYLETSGLYFHNLSDSNLEEIIKSQFRVEDKFFIYFKNTNKKNRIWLLRNKLLP; encoded by the coding sequence ATGAATTATGACGATACTATAAAGTTTTGGAACAATGTTTTTTCAAACGAAAATACAAAAAAATTAGATAAACCTTTACCTTATCCAGAATTGGAAAAGGCTTTGAATTGGTTAGCAAAAGGTTCTGACAGTGTTCTGGATTATGGTTGTGGAGATGGAGTTTTTTTGGCAAGAAGTTATTATTTGGGTATTGAGAATGGGTTAGGTATTGATATCAGCCAAGAGGCTGTTCAAAAAGGAATGGCTAACCTTGAAGAGAATAATATAGATAGTTATATTATAGAAAAAGGGAATCATCTCAAATTAAATGAAATACAAGATAATTTTTTTGATTCTGCTATTCTTTCAAATATATTGGACAATGTTTTACCTGAAGACGGAATGTTTATTTTGGAAGAGATTCACAGAATTGTGAAACCAGATGGAAAAATATTGATCAAACTGAATGATTATATAGAAGGCGAAGATGTTTTAAGCAATAAAGAGATTTTTAAAGAAGAGCTACAAAAAAATTTTTATCTCGAAACTTCTGGACTATATTTTCACAATTTATCTGATTCTAATCTTGAGGAAATTATTAAATCGCAATTTCGTGTAGAAGATAAGTTTTTTATATATTTTAAAAATACTAATAAAAAAAATAGAATATGGCTTTTGAGAAATAAGCTCTTGCCCTAA
- a CDS encoding GGDEF domain-containing protein — MTNEEIGVIFQNIMQSKNVGLLVLKNDKVRHINKNFKNYLNTLGIEASYKTLLDINENYNQDFQIYKKYSFLENLLEKYKKFNSNDNEDRTHHTMALSKSNLELFYTGFVHNGEKYNVFTLKPLHKNLKLMNNKFFELLKNISKLSTEILSNSNFKSYDVFNQIFSILEKEMMLDAFIISLEDDDFMYINFGKIKAHDLSDLYLPKYSLTGYVSTQKQSIYIKNSLEIDMQEGFKIFHASKPEVYSVFGIPFDVGNGLKGAILFERKGYDSFLKPEIKILEELSYTILSILKFAKLYEDLNNEKEKIYDLAIKDKLTNAYNRVFLGEYLENALEKAKRYGEKYVLIFVDIDGFKSINDKHGHNYGDTCLVFFAETIFNCIRNSDILARYGGDEFLIVLNETSLSEAKKIIDRINIKLQNSLFKLSISYGLLELDKNLTIEENLNIVDNLMYKMKYKK, encoded by the coding sequence ATGACAAATGAAGAGATAGGCGTAATTTTCCAAAACATAATGCAGAGCAAGAATGTAGGCCTGTTAGTCTTGAAAAATGATAAAGTAAGGCATATTAATAAAAATTTTAAAAATTATCTTAACACTTTGGGAATAGAAGCTTCCTATAAGACTTTGTTAGATATCAACGAAAACTATAATCAAGATTTTCAAATTTATAAAAAATATTCTTTTTTAGAGAACTTATTAGAAAAGTATAAAAAATTCAACTCAAATGATAATGAAGATAGGACACATCATACGATGGCCCTTTCTAAAAGTAATTTGGAACTTTTTTATACTGGTTTTGTACACAACGGAGAAAAATACAATGTATTCACTTTAAAACCTCTTCATAAAAATCTTAAACTTATGAACAACAAATTTTTTGAACTTTTAAAAAACATAAGTAAACTATCTACTGAAATTCTTTCAAATTCAAACTTTAAAAGTTATGATGTTTTTAATCAAATTTTTTCCATTTTAGAAAAAGAAATGATGCTGGATGCTTTTATTATTTCATTAGAAGATGACGACTTTATGTACATTAATTTTGGTAAAATAAAAGCTCATGACCTTTCCGATTTATATTTGCCAAAATATTCTTTAACTGGATATGTTAGTACTCAAAAGCAAAGTATCTACATAAAAAATTCTTTAGAAATAGATATGCAGGAAGGATTTAAAATATTTCACGCTTCAAAACCAGAAGTTTATTCGGTATTTGGAATTCCTTTTGATGTTGGTAATGGTTTAAAAGGGGCCATTTTATTTGAAAGAAAAGGTTATGATAGCTTTTTAAAACCTGAAATAAAAATTTTAGAAGAGCTCTCATATACTATTTTATCCATTTTAAAGTTTGCAAAGTTGTATGAAGACTTGAACAACGAGAAAGAAAAAATATATGATCTCGCCATAAAAGACAAGCTTACTAATGCTTACAACAGGGTTTTTTTAGGCGAATACTTAGAAAATGCGCTGGAAAAAGCTAAAAGATATGGTGAAAAATATGTTTTGATTTTTGTAGATATCGACGGCTTTAAAAGTATAAATGATAAACATGGACACAATTATGGAGATACATGCTTAGTTTTCTTTGCAGAAACAATTTTTAATTGTATAAGAAATTCTGACATTTTAGCAAGATATGGTGGGGACGAATTTTTAATAGTTTTAAACGAGACAAGTTTGTCAGAAGCAAAAAAGATTATTGACAGAATAAACATAAAACTTCAAAATTCTCTTTTTAAACTTTCTATTTCTTATGGATTGCTGGAGTTAGACAAAAATTTAACTATTGAAGAAAACCTAAACATAGTAGATAATTTGATGTATAAAATGAAATACAAAAAATGA
- a CDS encoding Rpn family recombination-promoting nuclease/putative transposase — translation MGEEIRKIINQPHDTFFKKTFGDKEISKEFIKTYIEEEITREMDLNQLEIIDGTYIDKKLEKTYSDILYKTKIKNTDTYVYILYEHKSYPDKKQHSNY, via the coding sequence ATGGGGGAAGAAATAAGAAAAATAATAAACCAACCACACGACACATTCTTCAAAAAAACCTTTGGGGATAAAGAAATATCAAAAGAATTCATAAAAACATATATAGAAGAAGAAATAACAAGAGAAATGGATCTAAATCAATTAGAAATAATAGATGGAACATACATAGACAAAAAGCTAGAAAAAACATATTCAGATATACTGTATAAAACTAAAATAAAAAATACAGATACTTATGTCTATATACTATATGAGCATAAAAGCTATCCAGATAAAAAACAACATTCCAACTATTAG
- a CDS encoding restriction endonuclease subunit S → MKSKTTKKLKDIAYLKRGYNIITRNLYDDNGDYFLVNLGNIDDFGDVVYDGLKRITIPENKLKNFKEKYLLEKDDILLTLRGRAGKTAFIKENVDKLTVSYNFLIIKVKNTEEILVKYLFYYLRKEKNVNRIRDLSTKKIIDVVSTKDIENFEITYPDIETQKKYVDEIEKTKKEYFEAKEKYERLIKEI, encoded by the coding sequence ATGAAAAGCAAAACAACAAAAAAACTAAAAGACATTGCATATTTAAAAAGAGGATATAATATAATAACAAGAAATTTATACGATGATAATGGTGATTATTTCCTTGTTAATTTGGGGAACATAGATGATTTTGGGGATGTTGTGTACGATGGATTAAAAAGAATTACAATCCCAGAAAATAAATTGAAGAATTTTAAAGAAAAATATCTTTTAGAAAAAGATGATATACTTCTTACTTTGAGAGGTAGAGCAGGTAAAACGGCGTTTATAAAAGAAAATGTTGATAAATTAACAGTCTCCTACAACTTTTTAATTATCAAAGTAAAAAATACTGAAGAAATTCTGGTGAAATACTTATTTTATTATTTAAGAAAAGAAAAAAATGTTAATAGGATAAGAGATTTATCTACCAAAAAAATAATAGATGTTGTATCCACAAAAGATATTGAAAATTTTGAAATAACATATCCAGACATTGAAACTCAAAAAAAATATGTAGATGAAATAGAAAAAACAAAAAAAGAATACTTTGAGGCGAAAGAAAAATATGAAAGATTAATAAAAGAAATCTAA
- a CDS encoding type II restriction enzyme: protein MTKFDHKVNLPQIFQKNKLSILPLTRRSYRIGHYDIFKEIKDINKKIKNFQIPNNIKSIDPKNLYSETSVLHSAYATGMLHDLFNIENNDFLIPTISGRMSSKNFEFNIINQKSGKKDRIEVNNSQIEIDAGYESKNELIIIEAKNFKSEDFVIRQLYYPYRLWKSKIDKKVIPVFLNYSNDIFSFYVYEFETLEDYNSLKLID, encoded by the coding sequence ATGACAAAGTTTGATCACAAAGTTAACTTGCCTCAAATCTTTCAAAAAAATAAACTTTCCATATTGCCTTTAACTAGACGTTCTTATAGAATAGGACATTATGATATCTTTAAAGAAATTAAAGATATAAACAAAAAGATAAAAAATTTTCAAATACCTAATAATATAAAAAGTATTGACCCAAAAAATTTATATTCTGAAACATCTGTATTACACTCTGCTTATGCAACAGGGATGCTCCATGATTTATTTAATATTGAAAATAATGATTTTCTAATTCCAACTATCTCTGGAAGAATGTCTTCCAAAAATTTTGAGTTTAACATAATAAATCAAAAATCTGGAAAAAAAGATAGAATTGAAGTAAATAATTCTCAAATAGAAATAGACGCTGGATACGAATCAAAAAATGAACTAATAATAATTGAAGCCAAAAATTTTAAGTCAGAAGATTTTGTTATAAGACAATTGTATTATCCGTATAGATTATGGAAATCCAAAATAGACAAAAAAGTAATTCCTGTTTTCCTAAATTATTCAAATGATATTTTTTCTTTTTATGTATACGAGTTTGAAACCTTAGAAGACTACAATTCATTAAAACTTATAGATTAA
- a CDS encoding GmrSD restriction endonuclease domain-containing protein — MSKYEVNNNSIETILSWIKSKEIAIPEIQRPFVWDSSKVRDLIDSLYKGYPIGYLITWKSAEIKLKDGSKSEGRKIIIDGQQRIMALTASLLGQKVINKDYKKKNITISFNPKEEKFEVANPAIEKNKEWIYDISLIHKEQISTRQLTRKYSKLNGIEDINEVDKIGDALDNLYHIKHKLIGMIELSHSLDIETVTEIFIRINSKGVELSQADFVMSKIAVNETFKGNTIRKIIDYFCHLIENPTDFDIIFNNDKDFANTEYLNKIRWVSKYNEDVYSPEYKDLIRVVFAKNFNRGRLTDLVSLLSGRDFETREYKEEIVENSFSKLEEAVLDFINENNFKRFIMILKSAGIVSSSLIKSKNVLNFGYLLYLKLKDKKVNPAEIETYVRKWVIFSILTGRYSGSPESAFDYDIKRIEQNHVEFIRNEIENALFDNFWENILPSKLEASSRRSPFFSVFIIAQVKLGDKGFLSKDITVKDLVEEKGDIHHIFPKKYLQKNGFNTSSIYNQVANYVYMQSEINIKVKDKSPQKYFNELLEQCRTKDSIYGGIIDQNDLKENLVENAIPLEVFEMTFEDYDDFLKKRRKFMSEKIKKYFFSL; from the coding sequence ATGTCAAAGTACGAAGTTAACAATAATTCAATTGAAACTATTTTATCTTGGATCAAATCAAAAGAAATTGCTATACCTGAAATTCAAAGACCTTTTGTTTGGGATTCATCAAAAGTAAGGGATTTGATAGATTCATTATACAAGGGTTATCCTATAGGATATTTGATCACTTGGAAAAGCGCTGAAATAAAATTAAAGGATGGTTCAAAATCTGAAGGCAGAAAAATAATTATAGATGGTCAACAAAGAATAATGGCTCTAACGGCTTCTTTATTAGGACAAAAAGTTATAAACAAAGACTATAAGAAAAAGAATATTACTATTTCTTTCAACCCAAAAGAAGAAAAATTTGAAGTGGCCAATCCAGCAATAGAAAAAAATAAAGAATGGATATATGACATTTCATTAATTCACAAAGAACAAATCAGTACAAGGCAATTGACAAGAAAATATTCTAAGTTAAATGGAATAGAAGACATAAACGAAGTAGATAAGATAGGGGATGCATTAGACAACCTATATCATATAAAGCATAAACTTATTGGTATGATAGAATTATCTCATTCTTTAGATATAGAAACAGTAACAGAAATTTTTATTAGAATAAATTCAAAAGGGGTAGAACTTTCTCAAGCTGATTTTGTCATGTCAAAAATAGCTGTTAATGAAACGTTCAAAGGAAATACTATAAGAAAGATTATTGATTATTTTTGTCATTTAATAGAAAACCCAACTGATTTCGATATTATTTTTAATAATGATAAAGATTTTGCTAATACTGAATACCTCAATAAAATAAGATGGGTATCTAAATATAACGAAGACGTATATTCCCCCGAATACAAAGATCTTATAAGAGTTGTTTTTGCTAAAAATTTTAATAGAGGTAGATTGACAGATTTAGTTAGCTTACTATCTGGTAGAGATTTTGAAACTAGGGAGTATAAAGAAGAAATAGTAGAAAATTCATTTTCAAAGTTAGAAGAGGCGGTACTAGACTTTATTAACGAAAATAATTTCAAAAGATTTATCATGATTCTAAAATCCGCAGGAATAGTTTCGAGTTCACTTATAAAATCAAAAAATGTTTTAAATTTTGGATATCTATTATATTTAAAACTAAAAGATAAAAAGGTAAATCCTGCAGAAATAGAAACTTATGTAAGAAAATGGGTCATTTTCAGTATATTAACAGGAAGATATTCTGGTTCGCCAGAGTCAGCTTTCGATTATGATATAAAAAGAATTGAGCAAAATCACGTTGAATTTATAAGAAATGAAATAGAAAATGCTTTATTTGATAACTTTTGGGAAAATATACTACCTTCTAAGTTAGAAGCATCATCGAGAAGAAGTCCTTTTTTTAGTGTTTTTATAATAGCTCAAGTTAAATTAGGAGATAAAGGTTTTTTGTCAAAAGATATTACTGTTAAAGATTTAGTTGAGGAAAAAGGTGATATACATCATATTTTTCCTAAAAAATACCTTCAAAAAAATGGTTTTAATACTAGTTCCATCTATAACCAAGTAGCAAATTATGTATATATGCAATCGGAGATTAACATAAAAGTAAAAGATAAATCTCCTCAAAAGTATTTCAATGAACTTCTAGAGCAATGTAGAACTAAAGATAGTATATATGGAGGAATAATTGATCAAAATGATTTGAAAGAAAATTTAGTAGAAAATGCTATACCTTTAGAAGTATTTGAGATGACTTTTGAAGACTATGATGATTTTCTAAAAAAAAGAAGAAAGTTTATGTCAGAAAAAATCAAAAAATATTTTTTTAGTCTATAG
- a CDS encoding DUF6485 family protein gives MKIDFCTCEDFDCPNHPSNHDKGCTLCIKKNLELNEIPSCFFKKINKDLSDQEDFTIDGFVKLYNINKK, from the coding sequence ATGAAAATAGATTTTTGCACATGTGAAGATTTTGACTGTCCAAATCATCCATCAAACCATGATAAAGGGTGTACTCTTTGTATAAAAAAGAATTTAGAACTTAACGAAATACCAAGCTGTTTTTTCAAGAAGATAAACAAAGACTTATCAGATCAAGAAGATTTTACAATAGATGGTTTTGTGAAATTATATAACATTAATAAAAAATAA